From Camelina sativa cultivar DH55 chromosome 20, Cs, whole genome shotgun sequence, the proteins below share one genomic window:
- the LOC104772946 gene encoding BTB/POZ domain-containing protein At5g47800-like: MKFMKIGTKPDTFYTQDASRILITDTPNDLVVRINNTTYHLHRSSLVPKCGLLPRLFTDSEESDSVTIELNDIPGGSDAFELCAKFCYGITINLSAHNLVNVLCASTFLRMSDSSGFSVKENEAALERHRRVVNTVVNMIPADKGSVSEGFLLRLVSIASYVGASLTTKTELIRKAGLQLDEATLDDLLLRSHSSSHHRRYDTDLVATVLESFLMLWRRQSSAHLSSNNSQLVHSIRKVAKLIDSYLQAVAQDVHMSVSKFVSLAETVPDIARESHDRLYKAINIYLKVHPEISKEEKKQLCRSLDCQKLSAEVRAHAVKNERMPLRTVVQALFFDQESSSKGASSRLESQELFSRGKETSTDMHKLHLGQAETASIGKAKNILEGAKRGEEKIRSSTDPKKIVRKETRSEHKHHISRDR, from the exons ATGAAGTTCATGAAAATAGGGACAAAGCCTGACACTTTCTACACTCAAGATGCTTCAAG GATTTTGATAACAGACACACCCAACGATCTCGTTGTTAGAATCAACAACACCACTTATCATCTCCACAGA TCTTCTCTTGTTCCAAAATGTGGGCTGTTGCCAAGGCTTTTCACTGATTCAGAGGAGTCAGATAGTGTTACAATAGAGCTGAATGACATACCTGGGGGTTCAGATGCTTTTGAGCTGTGCGCTAAGTTCTGCTACGGCATCACCATCAACCTCAGTGCTCATAACCTTGTGAATGTGCTCTGTGCTTCCACGTTTCTCCGGATGTCTGATTCT TCAGGTTTCTCAGTTAAAGAAAACGAAGCAGCGCTGGAAAGGCATCGGCGTGTTGTTAACACAGTTGTGAATATGATTCCTGCAGATAAAGGGTCGGTTTCAGAGGGGTTTTTGCTGAGACTTGTTAGCATAGCGAGTTATGTGGGAGCATCTCTCACAACAAAGACTGAGTTGATTAGAAAAGCTGGTCTGCAACTCGACGAGGCAACTCTTGATGACCTCTTGTTGCGTTCACACTCATCCTCTCATCACCGTCGCTATGATACCGACTTGGTTGCTacagttcttgagagttttttAATGCTCTGGAGAAGACAATCTTCTGCGCATCTATCTAGTAACAACAGTCAATTGGTGCATTCAATCAGGAAGGTGGCAAAGCTTATTGATTCATATCTTCAGGCAGTGGCACAAGATGTCCATATGTCAGTTTCCAAATTCGTGTCTCTTGCTGAGACAGTGCCCGACATTGCACGTGAAAGCCATGACAGACTTTACAAAGCGATCAACATATATCTCAAG GTGCATCCCGAgataagcaaagaagagaagaaacaactATGCCGAAGTCTTGACTGCCAGAAACTGTCTGCAGAGGTACGTGCACACGCTGTGAAAAATGAGAGGATGCCCTTAAGGACGGTTGTCCAAGCCCTCTTCTTCGACCAAGAGAGCAGTTCTAAAGGAGCATCAAGTCGATTAGAGAGCCAAGAACTCTTTTCAAGAGGTAAAGAGACGTCCACGGATATGCACAAGCTTCACCTAGGTCAAGCGGAAACAGCTTCTATAGGGAAAGCTAAGAATATACTTGAGGGAGccaaaagaggagaagagaaaattaGATCCAGTACAGACCCCAAGAAGATAGTGCGGAAAGAAACAAGATCAGAGCATAAGCATCATATAAGTAGAGACAGGTAG
- the LOC104771991 gene encoding uncharacterized protein LOC104771991 — protein sequence MYGRSGLDRFKKSQTLEPFSVSSSPNPPPVKKPVVQQHLSPKEAAPLPEKTQIGAGQSTWHPPEWAIEPRPGVYSLEVVKDGQILDRVHLDRRRHIFGRQHQTCDFVLDHQSVSRQHAAVVHHKNGSIFVIDLGSAHGTFVANERLTKSNPVELEVGQSLRFAASTRIYLLRKNKEALFTRPPPPDQIKLPPPPDPYDEEAVVAYNTLLNRYCLSDGELGCTLGKRKEKAASEEASVAKRMKKMRVSFKDQLGGELAEVVGMSDGADVETEPGPINVKEGSLVGKYESLVHVTLIPKGQGKGDKSFTTGTRGVTDRLQEAMTLLKGGPKRGIYDDLYGGDSLAKAVGTSWASGSEPVAKDKEETECRGAREEVDTDDLFGD from the coding sequence ATGTATGGAAGATCTGGTCTCGACAGGTTTAAAAAGTCCCAAACTTTAGAACCCTTCTctgtatcatcatcaccaaacccTCCTCCAGTAAAGAAGCCAGTGGTTCAACAACATTTGTCTCCGAAGGAGGCGGCGCCATTGCCGGAGAAGACTCAGATTGGAGCAGGTCAATCAACTTGGCATCCACCTGAATGGGCGATTGAGCCTCGTCCCGGTGTCTACTCTCTAGAAGTTGTAAAAGACGGCCAGATCCTTGATCGGGTTCATCTAGATAGACGAAGACACATCTTCGGTAGACAACACCAGACTTGTGACTTTGTTCTTGATCACCAGTCTGTCTCTCGCCAGCATGCAGCCGTTGTTCATCACAAGAATGGTAGCATCTTTGTGATTGACTTGGGATCAGCTCACGGTACGTTTGTTGCTAATGAGAGGTTGACTAAAAGTAATCCTGTAGAGCTTGAAGTAGGACAATCCTTACGGTTTGCTGCTTCTACAAGAATCTATCTTTTGAGAAAGAACAAGGAAGCTCTCTTTACTCGTCCTCCACCTCCTGATCAGATTAAGCTTCCTCCACCACCTGATCCTTATGATGAGGAAGCTGTTGTTGCTTACAATACTTTGCTGAATCGGTACTGTTTAAGCGATGGAGAGTTGGGTTGTACGTTAgggaaaaggaaagagaaggCTGCTTCAGAAGAAGCGAGTGTGGCCAAGAGGATGAAGAAAATGAGAGTGAGCTTCAAGGATCAGTTAGGTGGAGAGCTGGCTGAGGTTGTTGGGATGTCAGATGGAGCTGACGTGGAAACAGAGCCTGGTCCTATAAATGTCAAAGAAGGAAGTCTCGTTGGGAAGTATGAATCACTGGTGCATGTCACACTGATACCTAAAGGCCAAGGGAagggagataaatcttttactACAGGAACCAGAGGTGTGACTGATCGACTTCAGGAAGCGATGACGTTGTTAAAAGGGGGTCCAAAAAGAGGGATTTATGATGATCTTTACGGTGGTGACTCACTCGCTAAGGCTGTTGGCACGTCATGGGCTTCTGGTAGTGAACCAGTAgctaaagataaagaagaaactgaatgCAGAGGGGCTCGTGAAGAAGTTGATACCGACGACCTGTTTGGTGACTGA
- the LOC104771993 gene encoding farnesyl pyrophosphate synthase 2-like — MSVSWSSCCRNLGKTIKALHLHLHLRPRGSSLYRRHIQSSSPSSYSMADLKSTFLNVYSVLKSDLLNDPAFEFTDESRLWVERMLDYNVRGGKLNRGLSVVDSFKLLKEGKDLTEQEVFLSSALGWCIEWLQAYFLVLDDIMDNSVTRRGQPCWFRVPKVGMVAINDGILLRNHIHRILKKHFRDKPYYVDLVDLFNEVELQTACGQMIDLITTFEGEKDLSKYSLSIHRRIVQYKTAYYSFYLPVACALLMAGENLEKHVDVKNVLVDMGIYFQVQDDYLDCFADPETLGKIGTDIEDFKCSWLVVKALERCSEEQTKTLYENYGKPDPSNVAKVKDLYKELDLEGVFMEYESKSYEKLTGVIEAHESKAIQAVLKSFLAKIYKRQK, encoded by the exons ATGAGTGTGAGTTGGAGTAGTTGTTGTAGGAATCTGGGGAAGACAATAAAGGCTCTTCATTTACATTTGCATCTGAGGCCTCGTGGGAGCAGTCTCTATCGTCGTCATATCCAaagctcttctccttcttcttattcAATGGCCGATCTCAAGTCAACGTTTCTCAACGTTTATTCCGTTCTCAAGTCCGACCTCCTTAATGACCCTGCCTTCGAATTCACCGATGAATCTCGTCTCTGGGTTGAACGG ATGCTGGACTACAATGTACGTGGAG gGAAACTCAACCGTGGTCTCTCCGTTGTTGACAGCTTCAAACTTTTGAAGGAAGGCAAAGATTTGACTGAGCAAGAGGTTTTCCTCTCGTCTGCTCTCGGTTGGTGCATCGAATGg CTCCAAGCTTATTTCCTTGTGCTTGATGACATTATGGATAACTCTGTCACCCGCCGTGGTCAACCTTGCTGGTTCAGAGTCCCTAAG GTTGGTATGGTTGCCATCAACGATGGGATTCTACTTCGTAATCACATCCACAGGATTCTCAAAAAGCACTTCCGGGACAAGCCTTACTATGTTGACCTCGTTGATTTGTTTAATGAG GTTGAGTTGCAAACAGCTTGCGGCCAGATGATAGATTTGATCACCACCTTTGAAGGCGAAAAGGATTTGTCCAAGTACTCATTGTCAAT CCACCGGCGTATTGTTCAGTACAAAACGGCTTATTACTCATTTTATCTCCCT GTTGCTTGTGCATTGCTTATGGCGGGTGAAAATTTGGAAAAGCATGTTGATGTGAAGAATGTACTTGTTGACATGGGAATCTACTTCCAAGTGCAG GATGATTATCTGGATTGTTTTGCTGATCCGGAGACGCTTGGCAAG ATAGGAACAGATATAGAAGATTTCAAATGCTCGTGGTTGGTGGTTAAGGCATTGGAACGCTGCAGCGAAGAACAAACCAAGACATTATAT GAGAACTATGGTAAACCCGATCCATCAAACGTTGCTAAAGTGAAGGATCTCTACAAAGAGCTTGATCTTGAG GGAGTGTTCATGGAGTATGAGAGCAAAAGCTACGAGAAGCTGACGGGAGTGATTGAGGCTCACGAAAGTAAAGCAATCCAAGCAGTGCTAAAATCATTCCTGGCAAAGATCTACAAGAGGCAGAAGTAG
- the LOC104771994 gene encoding coiled-coil domain-containing protein 97-like — protein MEGITMKETAAEEITARLSSLENLYFPRAVQTTAASSDQRKSILLDLLRRDPAVFLERYGSELNVDELLEFDDLKHDYEVDWHLKNLRKKISPTSEELKSRSVAVRNRRLAYLNKLVSEGQYFSEDAMRDREPYLHHEYVGKFQDVMGRNMARPGERWSETLMRRAEEATLVTRIREEQQRLGVAESDWVGNEKMEESEEEEEEEEEEEEEESEEDEEAKNPTEASSSLEEVTNGNGTLHDREQNNNKATVLPPEEMQDMMDQFTSIMQQKFLSGEDHQHLDYTKIDNDETLDDHWLREIGLDAEEKYFGED, from the exons atggagggaATAACAATGAAAGAAACGGCGGCGGAAGAAATCACGGCGAGGCTTTCGTCTCTCGAGAACCTCTACTTCCCACGTGCCGTCCAAACTACCGCCGCGTCGTCCGACCAACGCAAATCCATCCTCCTCGACCTCCTCCGTCGTGATCCCGCCGTTTTTCTCG AACGATATGGATCGGAGCTTAATGTAGATGAACTGCTCGAGTTTGATGATTTGAAACATGACTATGAGGTTGATTGGCACTTGAAAAACCTGCGGAAGAAGATAAGTCCGACCTCAGAAGAGCTTAAATCGAGGTCTGTAGCTGTAAGGAATAGAAGATTAGCTTACTTGAATAAACTTGTATCTGAAGGACAGTATTTCTCTGAGGATGCTATGAGAGATAGGGAGCCGTATCTACACCATGAGTATGTCGGGAAATTTCAGGATGTGATGGGAAGGAACATGGCTAGGCCTGGAGAGCGTTGGTCAGAGACGTTGATGAGACGGGCAGAGGAAGCTACGTTGGTTACTCGGATTAGAGAGGAGCAGCAGAGGTTAGGTGTTGCAGAGAGTGATTGGGTTGGCAATGAGAAGATGgaggaatcagaagaagaagaggaggaggaggaagaggaggaagaagaggaatcagaagaagatgaagaagcgaAGAATCCTACAGAAGCTAGCTCGAGCCTTGAAGAg GTTACGAATGGCAATGGAACATTGCATGATAGAGAACAGAACAATAACAAGGCAACAGTCTTACCGCCAGAGGAGATGCAAGATATGATGGATCAGTTCACATCAATCATGCAACAGAAGTTCTTATCGGGAGAAGACCATCAACATTTGGATTACACAAAGATAGACAATGACGAGACTCTAGATGATCATTGGCTTCGTGAGATTGGCCTTGACGCTGAAGAAAAGTACTTTGGTGAAGACTAA